One part of the Glycine soja cultivar W05 chromosome 11, ASM419377v2, whole genome shotgun sequence genome encodes these proteins:
- the LOC114374172 gene encoding copper transporter 6-like, translating into MDDGHMHGMGGMAPTPPSTNGTTMTMMMHHKMMMHMTFFWGKDADILFNNWPGGKSGMYVLALVFVFVMAVLVELLSHTRFIKPGSNHVVSGLIKTLLHVLRVGLAYLVMLALMSFNGGVFLVAVLGHALGFFVSTVAFNKPPQNEGFDLPPISC; encoded by the coding sequence ATGGATGATGGGCATATGCACGGCATGGGAGGGATGGCCCCAACGCCGCCATCGACAAATGGCACCACCATGACGATGATGATGCACCATAAGATGATGATGCACATGACCTTCTTCTGGGGGAAAGACGCGGATATTCTCTTCAACAACTGGCCCGGGGGTAAATCTGGAATGTACGTGTTGGCCCTGGTCTTCGTTTTCGTCATGGCCGTTCTCGTGGAGTTGCTCTCCCACACCCGCTTCATCAAACCCGGTTCGAACCATGTCGTGTCCGGTCTGATTAAGACCCTTTTGCATGTCCTCAGGGTTGGCCTCGCTTATTTGGTCATGCTCGCCCTCATGTCTTTTAACGGCGGCGTCTTCTTGGTCGCTGTTCTCGGTCACGCCTTGGGGTTTTTCGTTTCTACCGTGGCTTTCAATAAACCGCCACAAAATGAGGGCTTTGATCTTCCTCCAATTTCTTGTTAG